Part of the Sandaracinaceae bacterium genome is shown below.
TCCTGCAGGCGCGTGAGCTCGACGCGCGCACGCCCCCCATGCCCTGGAGCCTCCCGCGGGAGCAGCTCGAGCAGCGCGTGCAGGCCGTCTTCGCCGGCTTGCCGGCCGACCTGACCAAGGTGCTCGAGGGCGCCCTCGTGGTGGTGACGGATCTGCCCGGCGCCGAGATCGTCGCCGATGGCGTCGATCCGCGCCTCCCGGTGCTCCTCGACGTGCCGGCCGAGGAGGCCGAGGCGCCCACGCGTGTGGTCCGGGTGTTCCTCTACCAGCGCAACATCGAGCGCGTCGCGGCCGGGGTCCTCGAGATCGACGAGGAGATCCGCCGCGCCCTCGAGGCGGAGCTGCGCGCGACGTTCCCGCACCTGGCCGCCGAGGACGCGCCGCCGCCCCCCGAAGAGGGCTGAACGACTACCCGAGCGCGCCCCAGACGCGCTCCATGTCGGCGGGCCAGGGCAGCGAGAGCTCGATCGGGGGGCCCTCCACCGCGGGCAGCTTCAGCCACGCGCAGTGCAGCATCACCCGGCGCGCGGTGACGACGCGGCCGTCGCCGAGCACCACGCGGCGCTCGCCGCCGTAGCGCACGTCCCCGAGGAGCGGCGCGCCCGCGTCGGCCGCGTGCACGCGTAGCTGGTGCGTGCGGCCGGTGCGCGGCGTGAGCCAGAGCGTGACGCCGTGCGCGGCGCGAGCGTGCACCCGATAGAGGGTCTCCGCGCGCTGGACGCGCTCCCCCTTCGCGCCGGGATCGACGGCGACGCGGAGACGTCGGTCGCGCGGGTCGATCGCGATGGAGCGGCTCCAGCTGCCCTCCTCGGGTGAGGGAGCGACGCGCGCGATGCCGAGGTAGCCCCGGCCGTACTCGCCGCGGCGGCGGGCCTCGCGCAGCGTCGCGTTCCCCTGCTTGGTCCTGGCGAAGGTGACGAGTCCGCTGACCTCGGCGTCGAGCCGGGACGTGGGGTGGAGCTTCTGCCCGAACCGAGCCTCGGCGCGCGAGGTGAACGAGGCCTCGCCCGCCGGCGACGTGGTGGGCACGCCGCTCGGCTTCGCGAGCACGAGCAGGTGGGCGTCCTCGTAGGCGACCTCGATGGGCGCGCCGCTATCGGGCACGGGAGAGCACCCGCACGGTGCCTGCGCCGCCGTCCACCTCGACCTCGTCGCCCGTCTGGATCGAGCGCGTGCCGCCCTTGACGTTCACCACCGTCGGCACGCCGTACTCGCGCGCGACGACGGCCGCGTGGCTCAACGGGCCACCCAGGTCGGTCACCACCGCGCCGGCGACCAGGAAGAGCGGCGACCAGCCGACGTCGGCGTAAGGGGCGACCAGGATCTCGCCCGCCTCGAGGGTGTCGGCGTCGGCGGGGCTCATCAGCACCCGCGCCTTTCCGACCGCCACGCCGCTGCACGCCGCGAGCCCGGTCAGCGCGTCCGAGGGCGCGCCCTCCGCGGTCGGCGCGGGCGGGAACCCGACGAAGGTGTCGGGGGGATCGGGCAGCGCGCGGTCGCGCTCGAGCTGCAGGCGCCGCCGCGAGATCAGGGGCTCGACACGCTCGACGTCACCACGCAAGAAAGCGTGCATCTCTTCGACGGATAGATAGAACGCGGCCCCCGGGCCGATCCCCGGCTCCCGCACCATCATGCGGCGAGACGCGTCGAGGCCGACCGCGCGGTAGAGCCCGAGCACCTGCACCACGTGCGACCGGAGCCGCTCCCGGAGCCGGGTGAAGCGCTGCACGAGGGCGAGCAGGTGGCGCATCGCGACCTTCGCGGGGCCGGGCATGCGCCGCTCGAGCTCGGCCGCCGCGCGATCCCGCACCGCGCGCTGGCGGCGCTCCACGTCGAGCGGGCTCGCCCCGTTCTGACGCATCAGGTGCGCGCGCAGCGTGGCGAAGGGCAGCGTCGGATCCTCGGCCCAGCGCGCCTCGGCGATCTCGGCCTCCCGCGCGCCGCGATAGCCGTACGCGGTGAAGAAACGATCGAGCGCGCGGCGGGTCGGCCCCTCGGGCAGCAGCGCGACGCGGAGCGCCGAGGCCTCGTGGGCCAACAGCACCTCGCGCGCCGCCGCGTCCGCCTGCGCGGTCTCTGCGATGTGCCAGAGCGTCAGGCCAGGGGCGGCGCTCTCGACGTCGCTGAGCCCCGTCAGCAGCTCCCGCTCCACGCGCTCGGCCTGGTCCTTGAAGATCACCTGCAGCACGCCGCGCATCAGCAGCACGGTGGCGAGCAGGTTCCCGTACACGTTGAGCATGACGAGGCCGCTGTCGTCGAGCAGCCGCTCCACGCGATGGAGCACCCGATCGAGCCCGCTGCTCGAGAGCACGCGGAAGTCGATCGCCAGGAGCCGCCCGCGCTCCTCGGCGAAGCCCTTGTCGAAGCGCTTCACCCGCTCGGTCAGCCCCGCGTTCTGCCGGAGGTAGCGCGCGACCGTCAGCGGCAACCGGAGCACGAAGCCGGTCGAGCCCTGGGACTCCACCTGCATCTCGAGGTGGGCCTCCTCGCCCCCGCCGCCGAGCGCGAGCAGGGTCTTGGGCCGCAGCCCGGGCACCTGCGAGGCGATCTCCATGAACTCGGTGAGGTTCAGATAGATGCGGCCGCGGAAGCTCCCGACCAGCTCGGCGTCGCGGGGCACGCGGCAGCCGAGGGCGCCGAACGCGCGGCGGAAGCCTCGCTCGGAGAAGTCGCTCAGCACCGACCAGGTCATCGGCGTCGCCACGCCCGGCAGCGCCTCGCCCACGTTGACGTTCGACCAGACGATGCGCCCGCGCTCACGCCCCGCGCGACGCTTGGAGGCCCTCCGGGGCGGTCGCGAGAGCGCGGTCACCGGTCGCGCCTGGAGCAGGAACACGGTCCCCCCGACCGCGGCCCACTCGATGTCTCGCGCGTCGTCGAAGTGCCCCTCGACGCGGCGGCCGAGATCCACGAGGGCG
Proteins encoded:
- a CDS encoding RNA pseudouridine synthase; translated protein: MPDSGAPIEVAYEDAHLLVLAKPSGVPTTSPAGEASFTSRAEARFGQKLHPTSRLDAEVSGLVTFARTKQGNATLREARRRGEYGRGYLGIARVAPSPEEGSWSRSIAIDPRDRRLRVAVDPGAKGERVQRAETLYRVHARAAHGVTLWLTPRTGRTHQLRVHAADAGAPLLGDVRYGGERRVVLGDGRVVTARRVMLHCAWLKLPAVEGPPIELSLPWPADMERVWGALG
- a CDS encoding PEP/pyruvate-binding domain-containing protein, with translation MSALVRRIESIVPRKADAFGGKAKNLAALARAGFPVPAAYALEARAAADFFAGALAETDQPGTLLTAPQRALTDGRLEDLRGQALAAPLPDATKAALREALSALRAEGAVAVAVRSSSTREDQEASSAAGLHETVLGVRTEEELFAAVRACWSSVLTRSAISYLRTLPLDEAREAGIGIVVQAMVPAEVAGALFTVNPLSGDPGEMVINASYGLGNLVMDGRVSPDTYRVDKATGWVRDRVVGEKALASRWLPDGVAEEEVPEAQRELECLGEDLLAALVDLGRRVEGHFDDARDIEWAAVGGTVFLLQARPVTALSRPPRRASKRRAGRERGRIVWSNVNVGEALPGVATPMTWSVLSDFSERGFRRAFGALGCRVPRDAELVGSFRGRIYLNLTEFMEIASQVPGLRPKTLLALGGGGEEAHLEMQVESQGSTGFVLRLPLTVARYLRQNAGLTERVKRFDKGFAEERGRLLAIDFRVLSSSGLDRVLHRVERLLDDSGLVMLNVYGNLLATVLLMRGVLQVIFKDQAERVERELLTGLSDVESAAPGLTLWHIAETAQADAAAREVLLAHEASALRVALLPEGPTRRALDRFFTAYGYRGAREAEIAEARWAEDPTLPFATLRAHLMRQNGASPLDVERRQRAVRDRAAAELERRMPGPAKVAMRHLLALVQRFTRLRERLRSHVVQVLGLYRAVGLDASRRMMVREPGIGPGAAFYLSVEEMHAFLRGDVERVEPLISRRRLQLERDRALPDPPDTFVGFPPAPTAEGAPSDALTGLAACSGVAVGKARVLMSPADADTLEAGEILVAPYADVGWSPLFLVAGAVVTDLGGPLSHAAVVAREYGVPTVVNVKGGTRSIQTGDEVEVDGGAGTVRVLSRAR